A portion of the bacterium genome contains these proteins:
- the mnmA gene encoding tRNA 2-thiouridine(34) synthase MnmA codes for MKSKVAVAMSGGVDSSVAAAWLHQQCYEVIGITMEHLDASLLPAQGGLRHPSQPSRDAAIICRQLGIEHHVVDLHALFEKTVIDYFVSEYMAGRTPNPCVHCNVHIKWGALWEFGRRCGAELFATGHYCRVQIDPQTGRYVLQQAVHRAKDQSYALWRLSQEQLRCTLFPLGGWSKEEVRTKAREWNLAVAQKRESQEICFVLDDDFRRFLIDRLAQAGHMISSGDFVDRTGAVIGRHRGFPFYTIGQRKGLGIALGRPVFVCEIDPGNNRIRLGDKHELLAFGLRASHTNWLAWPQPAVGAQVEARIRYKDPGFTATIEQVEQDSVILQFAQPRPAVTPGQSVVCYQGDRLVGGGIIEKALHRV; via the coding sequence ATGAAATCCAAAGTGGCTGTGGCCATGAGCGGCGGCGTGGACAGCTCCGTGGCCGCCGCCTGGCTGCACCAGCAGTGCTACGAAGTCATCGGCATCACCATGGAACATCTGGATGCTTCCCTGCTGCCCGCGCAGGGTGGGCTTCGGCATCCGTCCCAGCCGAGCCGCGACGCCGCCATCATCTGCCGGCAGCTGGGCATCGAGCATCACGTGGTGGACCTGCATGCACTGTTCGAGAAAACGGTCATCGACTATTTTGTCAGCGAATATATGGCCGGCCGCACCCCCAATCCTTGCGTCCACTGCAATGTGCACATCAAGTGGGGAGCGCTGTGGGAATTCGGCCGTCGCTGTGGAGCAGAGTTGTTCGCCACCGGCCATTACTGCCGTGTACAAATAGACCCGCAGACCGGCCGTTATGTACTCCAGCAGGCGGTGCACCGGGCCAAGGATCAGTCTTATGCGCTATGGCGATTGTCGCAGGAGCAGCTGCGCTGCACGCTGTTTCCTTTGGGCGGATGGAGTAAAGAGGAGGTTAGAACCAAAGCCCGGGAATGGAACCTGGCCGTTGCCCAGAAACGTGAAAGCCAAGAAATCTGTTTCGTTCTGGATGACGACTTTCGCCGTTTCCTCATCGACCGGTTGGCGCAGGCCGGCCACATGATCTCTTCAGGTGATTTCGTCGACCGTACCGGCGCTGTGATCGGCCGGCATCGCGGATTTCCTTTTTACACCATTGGTCAGCGCAAGGGGCTGGGGATCGCCTTGGGGCGGCCGGTGTTTGTCTGCGAGATCGATCCCGGCAATAACCGCATCCGGCTTGGAGACAAGCACGAGCTGTTGGCCTTCGGTCTGAGAGCAAGTCATACCAATTGGCTGGCCTGGCCGCAGCCGGCTGTCGGCGCCCAGGTAGAGGCGCGGATTCGTTACAAGGATCCCGGATTTACAGCGACCATAGAGCAGGTGGAACAGGACAGCGTGATCCTTCAATTTGCCCAACCGCGGCCGGCGGTGACGCCGGGACAATCCGTGGTCTGTTATCAGGGGGATAGGTTGGTGGGGGGCGGAATCATAGAGAAGGCTTTGCACAGAGTTTGA
- a CDS encoding VOC family protein has translation MKPFIDHIALRVTNLDKSISFYTDVLKFDLDFRTLDEKHHEAFAYLQMEGGRLELLQKLDANNQSMAYERPPVASPFCPHLALGCADLDEMINDLQKRAVPLIEGPLVIPGEVKWLYIADPDHNIIEFVQWLKKS, from the coding sequence ATGAAACCCTTTATCGATCACATCGCGTTGCGGGTGACCAACCTGGATAAATCGATTTCGTTTTATACCGATGTTTTGAAATTCGACTTGGATTTCCGCACATTGGATGAAAAGCATCATGAGGCGTTCGCTTATTTGCAGATGGAGGGAGGCAGGTTAGAGTTGCTGCAAAAGCTGGATGCGAACAATCAATCAATGGCCTACGAGCGGCCGCCGGTCGCATCGCCCTTTTGTCCGCATCTGGCGCTGGGCTGCGCTGATTTAGATGAGATGATCAATGACCTGCAAAAACGAGCGGTACCGTTGATCGAAGGCCCTCTGGTCATTCCGGGTGAGGTGAAATGGCTGTACATCGCCGATCCGGACCATAACATCATCGAATTCGTGCAGTGGCTGAAAAAATCCTGA